In the Podospora pseudocomata strain CBS 415.72m chromosome 5, whole genome shotgun sequence genome, one interval contains:
- a CDS encoding hypothetical protein (EggNog:ENOG503NZFV; COG:S), with protein MVWHSFMLNPHAYAEFCTITRPGGAGDGGIPWLPVDLSPDLLESLKAQVKTHPDVLELLSAEIDHTETVLSKQALRFSPSVLDLAAAVHRQAAFARKMTRFGWIRSPNVDSMLGRAISRYRNFFSLFAVANHATVPTIDIDLVWHTHQLSPAQYTLYSEKAAQGRFINHNDNIEQADILSAFQSTRALYQRVFGEEYVVCNSWFCEAARSKPTDSGAISESRLTALQSLIKESSLRSPVQLDLAECDCHKVGIHGARGGADRAVASCGDCNSSCNAS; from the exons ATGGTTTGGCATTCATTCATGCTGAACCCCCATGCCTATGCCGAGTTCTGTACGATCACCCGCCCCGGTGgggccggtgatggtgggattcCATGGCTACCAGTT GATCTATCACCCGATCTCCTCGAGTCTCTGAAGGCACAAGTCAAAACGCACCCCGACGTTCTCGAGCTTCTCTCTGCCGAAATCGATCACACCGAGACAGTGCTTTCAAAACAAGCTCTCCGATTCTCACCGTCTGTTCTTGACCTAGCAGCTGCGGTCCACCGGCAAGCAGCTTTCGCTCGCAAAATGACGAGATTTGGTTGGATACGCAGCCCTAATGTCGATTCTATGCTAGGCCGCGCAATATCTCGGTACCGCaacttcttttctcttttcgcCGTGGCAAACCATGCCACTGTTCCTACCATTGACATTGACCTAGTTTGGCACACACACCAACTCTCGCCAGCTCAATACACCCTCTACTCTGAGAAGGCCGCTCAGGGCCgtttcatcaaccacaacgaTAACATCGAGCAAGCCGATATTCTCTCTGCCTTCCAGAGCACAAGAGCACTGTATCAACGTGTTTTTGGCGAAGAATACGTTGTCTGCAACAGCTGGTTCTGCGAAGCGGCTCGCTCGAAGCCCACTGACAGCGGTGCCATTTCAGAGTCTCGATTGACGGCCCTTCAAAGCCTCATCAAAGAATCAAGCTTGCGCTCACCGGTTCAACTTGACCTAGCTGAATGTGATTGCCACAAAGTTGGAATACATGGTGCACGGGGAGGAGCTGACAGGGCAGTTGCTAGTTGCGGAGACTGTAATAGTAGCTGCAATGCTTCATAA